One genomic segment of Pedobacter endophyticus includes these proteins:
- a CDS encoding outer membrane protein assembly factor BamB family protein produces the protein MKYLCLFLFALLFSFTVNAQNFKYAFVTDTHVGSPTGEEDLNRTVADINGLNDIDFVIVTGDVTEMGTNNELKLAKGILSKLNKPYHIIPGNHDTGWSESGGVNFIKEFGGDKFTFDYKGYRFIACASGPYVRMSDGHIPRDATVWLDSLLKATPKNMPIVFANHYPLDNSLDNWYEATDRLKKYNIQYAICGHGHNNHPYNFEGIEATMGRSNLRAKDSIGGYNIVTMTKDSVFFQTKKPTEEVLPAWRKIALKTFRPDAKKYERPDFSINTKYPNTKALWTYHSNANVVNTPTFTGNNVIFGNSLGWVEALNKKTGKKVWTFKTKGAIYSSPVAVGNLVIFGSGDGTIYALNAKTGKAIWQKATANSVLGSPVAADGHVFIGGSDNNFRALDVKTGKEIWAFNGVEGSIVGKPLIYQGKIIFGSWGRHLYALDINTGALVWKWDNGHANRMFSPAMVTPVAYKGIVYIAAPDRYLTAIDASNGSTLWRNKEATVRESIGQSADSTIIYGKTMQDEIVAYKAQAQDPGVLWRLNVGFGYEHVPSMLIEKAGNVFFGTKNGVIYAIDPKQKTTVWAHKIDNSMVNTVNVIDGKNVLASTMDGKVVWLEVASS, from the coding sequence ATGAAATATCTTTGTCTTTTTCTTTTTGCATTGCTGTTTTCGTTCACTGTAAATGCTCAAAATTTTAAATATGCCTTTGTAACCGACACGCATGTTGGTTCGCCAACTGGTGAGGAAGATTTAAATCGAACCGTTGCGGATATTAATGGGCTGAACGACATCGATTTTGTGATTGTAACGGGCGACGTAACTGAAATGGGCACCAACAACGAGCTTAAGTTGGCAAAGGGCATTTTATCGAAACTCAATAAGCCATATCATATCATCCCCGGAAACCACGATACGGGATGGTCCGAGTCGGGAGGGGTAAATTTTATAAAGGAATTTGGTGGCGATAAGTTTACGTTTGATTATAAAGGTTATCGTTTTATTGCCTGTGCTTCTGGCCCTTACGTAAGGATGAGTGATGGGCATATCCCCAGAGACGCAACTGTTTGGCTCGACAGCTTGCTCAAGGCAACACCTAAAAACATGCCGATTGTTTTTGCCAATCACTACCCGTTAGATAATAGTTTGGATAATTGGTACGAGGCAACGGATCGGTTGAAGAAATACAACATTCAATATGCCATTTGCGGCCATGGCCACAATAACCACCCCTACAATTTCGAAGGCATTGAGGCAACAATGGGTCGATCTAACTTAAGGGCGAAAGACAGTATTGGGGGTTATAATATTGTAACGATGACAAAGGATTCGGTGTTTTTTCAAACCAAAAAACCGACGGAGGAAGTTCTTCCCGCCTGGCGGAAGATTGCGTTGAAAACCTTTCGGCCGGATGCTAAAAAATACGAGCGTCCTGATTTTTCAATTAATACCAAATATCCGAATACCAAAGCGTTATGGACGTATCACTCAAACGCCAATGTAGTCAATACGCCAACTTTTACAGGCAACAATGTCATTTTTGGTAATAGTTTAGGATGGGTTGAGGCTTTAAACAAAAAAACCGGCAAAAAAGTATGGACATTTAAAACAAAGGGAGCTATTTATTCTTCGCCGGTGGCTGTGGGTAATCTGGTGATTTTCGGTTCGGGTGATGGAACTATTTACGCCCTGAATGCGAAAACTGGTAAAGCCATTTGGCAAAAGGCTACGGCCAATTCGGTGTTGGGCTCTCCTGTGGCTGCCGATGGGCATGTATTTATAGGCGGTAGCGACAATAATTTCAGAGCGCTGGATGTTAAAACGGGCAAAGAAATTTGGGCTTTTAATGGCGTTGAAGGTTCTATTGTTGGCAAACCGCTGATTTACCAAGGTAAGATTATTTTCGGCTCGTGGGGCAGGCATTTATATGCGCTCGATATAAATACAGGCGCTTTGGTATGGAAATGGGATAACGGTCACGCCAACAGGATGTTTTCGCCTGCGATGGTAACACCGGTTGCTTATAAAGGCATTGTTTACATTGCAGCTCCCGACCGGTATTTGACGGCGATTGACGCCTCGAACGGCAGCACGCTGTGGCGCAACAAGGAGGCTACGGTTAGGGAATCAATCGGCCAATCTGCAGATAGCACCATTATTTATGGCAAAACCATGCAAGATGAAATTGTTGCTTATAAGGCGCAGGCCCAAGATCCGGGCGTACTTTGGCGATTGAATGTAGGTTTCGGCTATGAACATGTTCCTTCTATGTTGATAGAAAAAGCCGGAAATGTGTTTTTTGGCACCAAGAACGGCGTTATTTATGCGATCGACCCTAAACAAAAAACCACCGTTTGGGCACATAAAATTGATAACTCAATGGTAAATACGGTAAATGTGATCGATGGCAAAAATGTATTGGCGAGCACAATGGATGGTAAGGTGGTATGGTTGGAAGTAGCCTCTTCCTAG
- a CDS encoding RagB/SusD family nutrient uptake outer membrane protein produces MKFIKSTIYIAFIAILGISCSKDLNVDTPDQFSDDNFWTSENNVRTYNWGFYALFTGFGTGTTGDFYFSTLSDDQNAATFQNFALTAPTTSGDWDWTYIRKANIMLERINQVPMSDEAKKHWSGIARFFRAMDYFSKVKAFGGVPYISKSLDVAQTDVIYKPRDTRQLVMDSVLSDINYAVDNIRVSDGDNTVNRDVALALKARICLFEGSYRVYHTELSLPDADKFLTQGKDACEKLMTGKYILNADYRSIYSSMDLAGNKEVLLYKKYLAGVLTHSVIGYTNSTTQMSGLTKSAVEAYPATDGLPIGQSPLYQGDNTIAAVRTNRDNRLLATVDNFLAYNGTLVNGYSSSTGYRPSKFLNPASNQLAPYNETDAPIFYYSEVLLNYAEITAILDQLGKLAFTQADMDKSINLLRTRAGIAKLTVLGGGNVAAGGVTIVDPKRDADVSPLMWEIRRERRVELMMNGFRYQDILRWKKGQYLDRAKNVDAFLGAKVPDNGKVLRNAQGYIIPYAANLTRTFVDPKNYLSPIPTGQISLYPAGTLQQNPGW; encoded by the coding sequence ATGAAATTTATCAAATCAACAATATACATCGCATTTATTGCAATTTTAGGCATTAGCTGTTCTAAAGATCTAAATGTAGATACACCAGATCAGTTTTCTGATGACAACTTCTGGACAAGTGAAAATAACGTTCGGACTTACAACTGGGGTTTTTATGCCCTGTTTACGGGTTTTGGAACAGGAACAACAGGCGATTTTTATTTCTCTACCTTAAGCGATGATCAGAATGCCGCAACGTTCCAAAATTTTGCATTAACAGCGCCAACAACATCGGGCGATTGGGACTGGACTTATATCCGTAAAGCCAATATCATGTTAGAGCGAATTAACCAGGTGCCAATGAGCGATGAGGCTAAAAAGCACTGGAGCGGAATTGCCAGATTTTTCAGGGCGATGGATTACTTCAGTAAAGTAAAAGCATTTGGCGGAGTTCCATACATTAGCAAATCGCTAGATGTTGCGCAAACCGACGTTATTTACAAGCCCCGCGATACCCGTCAACTGGTAATGGACAGCGTATTGAGCGATATTAACTATGCCGTTGATAATATTCGTGTTAGCGATGGCGACAATACGGTAAATCGCGACGTAGCCCTGGCCCTAAAAGCAAGAATCTGTCTTTTTGAGGGTTCTTACAGGGTGTACCATACCGAATTGTCGCTGCCAGATGCTGATAAGTTTTTAACTCAGGGTAAAGACGCCTGCGAAAAGCTGATGACCGGAAAATATATCTTGAATGCCGATTACAGAAGCATTTACAGCTCGATGGATTTAGCTGGTAACAAGGAGGTGCTGCTTTATAAAAAATACCTGGCTGGCGTACTCACTCACTCTGTAATTGGCTATACCAACAGCACAACCCAAATGAGTGGCTTAACGAAATCGGCGGTAGAAGCGTATCCTGCAACCGATGGTTTACCAATTGGACAATCGCCGCTTTATCAGGGAGATAACACCATTGCAGCTGTGAGAACAAACAGAGATAATCGCCTGTTGGCCACCGTTGATAACTTTTTAGCCTATAACGGAACTTTGGTAAATGGCTACAGCTCAAGCACAGGTTATCGTCCATCTAAGTTTTTAAACCCTGCGTCGAACCAGTTGGCACCGTACAATGAAACCGATGCGCCGATTTTTTACTACTCCGAAGTTTTACTTAATTATGCTGAGATCACCGCAATTTTAGATCAGTTGGGCAAGCTAGCCTTTACTCAGGCCGACATGGATAAATCAATTAACTTGTTAAGAACAAGGGCGGGAATTGCAAAACTCACTGTGCTAGGTGGCGGAAACGTAGCTGCGGGTGGAGTTACCATTGTAGACCCTAAAAGAGATGCCGATGTTTCGCCGCTAATGTGGGAAATAAGACGCGAGCGTAGAGTAGAACTGATGATGAACGGGTTTAGATATCAGGATATTTTGCGCTGGAAAAAAGGACAATATTTGGATAGAGCCAAAAATGTTGATGCTTTCTTAGGTGCCAAAGTGCCCGATAATGGCAAGGTGCTCAGAAATGCGCAAGGTTACATCATTCCGTACGCAGCCAACTTAACCAGAACGTTTGTCGACCCGAAGAACTATTTGTCGCCAATTCCAACTGGCCAAATTAGTTTGTACCCCGCAGGAACGCTACAGCAAAACCCCGGATGGTAA
- a CDS encoding SusC/RagA family TonB-linked outer membrane protein: protein MKKKLLLTILGAFLLLTQVIAQQVTVTGKVTSPDGPVPGVSIKIKSGTTVAQTDGNGAYSIRANKGDVLVFTFIGYATQEQTVGNSNTINVTLESTSQGLQEVVVVGFGTQKKANLTGAVTTVDVEKTFGSKPLNDPTKALQGVVPGLTITYGNGGLTAGPNINIRGVGSINGNSRPLIIVDNVETPDLSIINPADIESVSVLKDAASTSIYGARAAFGVVLIKTKSGKKNIPTRISYSNNFSWNKPTVLADFSDPVPELQALYDASVRAGTTSPETFGMQLTKLRDGIANWQNKYAATNTGNDMILGQDFDYVDGRVYFYKVWDPKKEMLKDYTAQSNHNLSLQGGSEKIGYYLSGGYANEGGIFKLNPDELNKYNVSGSINVAATKWLDVDAKFLYRNFKYDYPYQYQNYWYYFWRWGSYFPYGQYNGNYFRHTPAYLANAQRSSLTENYSRVDLGATIKLTKDLSIRADYTIGRSNALRNEVGGPINAIDFWTAGTPPLIANIASASQDVVSYGETRNMVNTLNAYATYQKTIANDHNIKVTAGVNSETYDNVQFTAARNTVLDPDRGELNLAVGTQLANGSHGSGLFPVGAYAGYFGRFNYDYKGKYLFEANGRYDGSSAFSRLDRWAFFPSASAGYRITEEKFMSFIKPYVDDIKLRASYGSVGNQNVGGQFYIPLMAASNVNWITPTGTTLTTGIAAPIPVAESLLWEKIQTLDVGADIRFLKNYVGLSVDYYQRDTKGMLQQTSVPATFGSAGPRINAGNFRNRGYEISLDLNYPVSQDLNLYATLTLADNKTVFTKWNNPSNLIYQNNPNYQNPGYYVGQQYGEIWGFETDGFFQSDDEVKSSPSQVALQNGNFVYGAGDVKYKDLNGDGVINQGKGTADDHGDLKVIGNSQPRYQYSARLGGTYKGFDLDVYIQGVGKRDYWGLGTMIIPAYGNADIMYANQLDFWSPTNPNAFYPRPYIGNSATKIANFPASGNNFYPQSKYLLNLAYARLKNVTVGYTIPSTWLKKYGVQKFRVYLSGQNLATISNVGAPIDPEMTDGEAGYTGRTFPFNRQYSFGVNLTL from the coding sequence ATGAAAAAAAAACTACTGTTAACTATTCTGGGTGCCTTCTTGTTGCTCACGCAGGTTATAGCGCAACAAGTAACCGTAACAGGTAAGGTTACATCGCCCGATGGCCCTGTTCCCGGAGTTTCTATTAAAATAAAATCCGGAACCACTGTAGCACAAACCGATGGTAACGGAGCCTATTCAATACGGGCAAACAAAGGCGACGTACTTGTTTTTACCTTTATTGGTTACGCAACTCAAGAGCAAACCGTTGGCAATAGCAATACCATTAATGTTACTTTAGAATCAACATCGCAAGGACTGCAAGAAGTGGTTGTAGTAGGATTTGGTACCCAAAAGAAAGCAAACTTAACCGGTGCCGTAACTACTGTTGATGTAGAGAAAACTTTTGGAAGCAAGCCCCTAAACGACCCGACAAAAGCGTTGCAAGGCGTTGTACCCGGATTAACCATTACTTACGGAAACGGAGGATTAACTGCCGGACCAAACATCAACATCAGGGGTGTAGGATCGATAAACGGCAATAGCAGGCCGTTAATAATCGTGGATAATGTGGAAACCCCCGATCTTTCGATCATTAACCCTGCCGATATCGAAAGTGTTTCTGTGTTAAAAGACGCCGCATCAACATCAATTTACGGTGCAAGGGCCGCCTTTGGTGTTGTGCTCATTAAAACAAAATCAGGAAAGAAAAATATTCCAACAAGAATTTCTTACTCCAACAACTTTTCGTGGAATAAGCCAACAGTGCTGGCCGATTTCTCAGACCCTGTTCCGGAGTTGCAAGCGCTTTACGATGCATCAGTTAGGGCCGGTACTACATCGCCCGAAACCTTTGGTATGCAGTTAACCAAGCTTCGCGATGGTATTGCCAACTGGCAAAACAAATATGCCGCCACAAATACCGGTAACGATATGATTCTGGGTCAGGATTTTGATTACGTTGACGGACGCGTTTACTTTTATAAGGTTTGGGACCCGAAAAAGGAGATGCTTAAAGATTATACCGCACAATCTAACCACAATTTGAGCCTGCAGGGCGGAAGTGAAAAAATTGGTTATTATTTATCCGGCGGTTATGCAAACGAAGGCGGTATTTTCAAATTAAACCCCGATGAGCTTAACAAGTATAATGTGAGTGGTTCCATTAACGTTGCGGCCACAAAATGGTTAGATGTTGACGCAAAGTTTCTGTACCGCAACTTTAAATACGATTATCCGTATCAGTATCAGAACTATTGGTATTATTTCTGGAGATGGGGCTCTTATTTCCCGTACGGCCAATACAATGGAAATTATTTCAGACACACGCCTGCTTATTTAGCAAATGCACAAAGATCCAGCTTAACCGAAAATTACAGTCGTGTTGATCTTGGTGCAACAATTAAGCTTACCAAAGATTTAAGTATCCGTGCTGATTACACCATTGGCCGTTCAAATGCCTTAAGAAATGAGGTGGGCGGGCCGATTAACGCAATCGATTTTTGGACTGCGGGTACACCGCCGCTTATCGCAAACATTGCTTCGGCATCCCAAGATGTGGTAAGCTACGGCGAAACCCGCAATATGGTAAATACGCTTAATGCTTATGCTACCTATCAGAAAACAATTGCTAACGACCATAATATTAAGGTTACGGCCGGGGTAAACTCTGAAACGTACGATAATGTTCAGTTTACGGCAGCGAGAAATACTGTTTTAGATCCCGACAGGGGAGAGCTCAATTTAGCGGTTGGCACCCAGCTTGCTAATGGCTCGCACGGTTCAGGCTTATTTCCGGTAGGCGCTTACGCAGGATACTTCGGTCGCTTTAATTACGACTACAAAGGCAAGTACTTGTTTGAAGCAAACGGACGGTACGATGGATCCTCGGCTTTTTCGAGACTAGACAGATGGGCGTTTTTCCCTTCAGCTTCTGCAGGTTACCGCATTACCGAAGAGAAATTTATGAGCTTCATTAAGCCCTATGTTGACGATATTAAACTTCGGGCGTCATACGGTTCAGTAGGGAACCAAAATGTTGGCGGCCAATTTTATATCCCATTAATGGCTGCCTCAAACGTGAATTGGATTACCCCAACCGGAACAACATTAACTACAGGCATTGCGGCACCAATTCCGGTAGCAGAATCTTTACTTTGGGAAAAAATTCAAACGTTAGACGTTGGTGCTGATATCCGTTTCTTGAAAAATTATGTTGGCTTATCGGTAGATTACTATCAACGCGATACCAAAGGTATGTTGCAGCAAACTTCTGTTCCTGCCACTTTTGGCTCTGCGGGACCAAGAATTAACGCTGGTAACTTTCGAAACCGCGGGTACGAGATTAGTTTGGATTTAAACTATCCGGTAAGTCAAGATCTTAACCTTTATGCTACGCTTACTTTGGCCGATAACAAAACGGTATTTACAAAATGGAACAATCCATCTAATCTGATTTATCAGAACAACCCCAATTATCAGAACCCTGGATATTATGTAGGGCAGCAGTATGGCGAAATATGGGGCTTTGAAACGGATGGGTTTTTCCAGTCTGACGACGAGGTAAAAAGCTCTCCAAGCCAGGTTGCACTTCAAAACGGAAACTTCGTTTATGGAGCAGGCGATGTTAAATACAAGGATTTAAATGGCGATGGTGTAATTAACCAGGGAAAAGGTACGGCAGACGATCACGGCGATTTGAAAGTAATTGGCAATAGCCAGCCACGCTACCAATACAGCGCTCGTTTGGGCGGAACCTATAAAGGCTTCGATTTAGATGTGTACATTCAAGGCGTTGGCAAACGCGATTACTGGGGCTTGGGAACCATGATTATTCCTGCTTATGGCAACGCCGATATTATGTATGCCAACCAGCTCGATTTCTGGTCGCCGACAAATCCAAACGCGTTTTATCCTCGTCCGTATATTGGCAACAGTGCAACCAAAATTGCAAATTTCCCTGCCAGTGGAAACAACTTTTATCCACAATCTAAATACCTGTTAAACCTTGCTTACGCCCGATTGAAAAATGTAACCGTTGGATACACAATACCGAGCACATGGTTGAAAAAATACGGGGTTCAGAAATTCAGGGTTTATTTAAGTGGACAGAACCTTGCAACAATTTCAAACGTTGGTGCGCCAATAGATCCGGAAATGACTGATGGCGAAGCTGGTTATACAGGCCGAACCTTTCCGTTTAACAGACAATATTCTTTCGGTGTTAACTTAACATTATAA